The Podarcis muralis chromosome 16, rPodMur119.hap1.1, whole genome shotgun sequence genomic interval AGACACAACGGCTTGGTGGAGAGGTTGAAGGGGGAAGAATGTACGTAGTTCAGTAGTTCCCAAAGTGGACACTATATCACACTATCCcctcttgcaattcccagcaacagaCATTTAGAGGCATACTTCCTCCGATAGGGGAAGTGGAACGTAAACATCTAGAAGCCACTGATGGCAgatcctattttccaggggcagccctcaatttacagaagccgtcccagtttctgatttgatcccagaatgtcccgctttcccttaggacgtccctagttccattgcagaaatgttggagggtatggtaggacgtccctgttttcatcagagaaatgttggaggcagtgccggatttatgtataagctaaacaagctatagcttagggccccactctcttggccccccccaaaaaattcactattaatatacttcttcttaattgtatttcagttcaacaattactttgataaaatacatattttgttatgtgcaaatggctttagatacctattagatccataaattaccatatagcatatattcagcgcacaaaaaagcgacaatttgttgttgatgaaggacagctggacataccagggccccattaccttcagtagcttagggcctcatcaaacctaaacctgGCCCTGGTTGGAGGGCATGGGGTAGCATTACCCACCACAAGtttattcctgcattgagggCATGGGGGTCCTCTCTGTGAATGTGTGGTGGACCACTTCCTATGCTTGATCTCAAAGGCTGTGGCGTGGAGTCTCATCCTGCCACCCGCTATAAAATATCTAGTTGAGATAAAGTGGTTTCTGTGGAACCAGATATGTGTGTAACATGTTATCTGCAAAGCATCAAGAGGAAGGATAGCCAATGGACATTCCTGATCTGCCTCACCAGCACTTGTTGTTCCTCATCCAGCCAAAGTCCTTGCTGTTGCGCAGACTCAGCACTTCTTCCTTGGGAAGATTGTGTCATCGTGATATTCCTCCCATTGAATTTTTCACAGGCTGTCTTTGCCTCCAAGTTCCTGGACTCCTTCCTGAAATTCTGGCCGGCATCTCTGTCTGTTGACTTCCTTCTTGTGACAAGCATGGACCCCAGAGGTCTATGGTTCTTCGTCTTCTTCCCTATCCTGTTTGCCTCCGTCCAGCTTTGTGGTAATCTCTGCTTATGAGAAgtatcagatagatagatagatagatagatagatagatagatagatagatagatagatatatggtagatgatagatagatgattgatagataaataaatagatagatatagatagctaTAGTTTGCAAATTGCTTTTCCCTCTCACTgaaattctttaaaaaacatgAACAAGATTCACATTATGATGTATAACTATCGAGGATGTATAAGCCAAGGTTCttacagccatagctgtcaacgtttcccttttttaaagggaaattcccttattttgaataggatcatagctgtcaaccttcccttttttgcggtaaaatcccttattccagcgccgtttcccgctgcttcctgctgctatcgcggattgttagatatcccgtagactgtccccgggacaggtgaggctgctgatcccttattttcaaatctcaaagttgacagctatgaataggattcctcgcaagaaaagggaaaagttgacagctatgctttacaGCAGAATGTAGAAGAGAATCAGAATGAAGGTGGAGAATCTGTGGCGCTGATATGGGAAAAGTTTTTACCTTAATGAGGAAGGGTCAGGGCAGATTcaccccatgcatttaaagcacattcaatacATCTGCAAAGTTCATGACCCCCACCCACCCGGgcaagaatgctgggaattgtagtttcaaccTCACAGAGACACAAGCTggcttcattgcagggggttggactagaactctatgattctatgaatttccaGAACCCCTaatataaactacagttcccacagttctttgggggaagtcgtgtGTTTTAAAGCAGCCACATTCGCGGTCCTGTTTTGTTCTTCTCTCGGGTCAGAAATCTCTGCAGGAAATTCTGATCGCATCAGATCTTTGAACACGGAGCTCTTGAAAGTGGCGGAGGATGCGTCTGAGGAGCCGAACCCCAGTGTTTACCTGGCCCTGCGGCTGTCTAACGACCACAACTTGCAGAAGGAGAGCCAGTACCTCCAGCGCCTCAAAGATGCCTTTCAGCCCAATGCCAGCACGTATGTTTAGCACAGGGTTTGGGTGGTGGGGAATTTTGCAGGATGAGGACCAGAGGCAGaagggggtggagcaatgaatgtacattgctggaaaccacggaagAGAAAAGTCCTCTTGGGATCAGGtcccctgcttgcaggtttcacatatgggtatctggttggccactatgagaacaggatgctgggctggacgggccactggcctgatgcaaCCAGCAAGAAACTCTTAtcctcagggttatgggttcgagtcacgttgggcaaaaagattcctgcattgcagggggttagactctaccattctgtgatatATTAGTTCAGTATACTCTTGCATGCCAACAAAGCaacatcaagcaagcaagcagacagacagacagacaggcccACCccattccaagtacagtggtacctcaggttacatacgcttcaggttacagactctgctaacccagaaatagtaccttggtttaagaactttgcttcaggatgagaacagaaatcgcgcagcagcggtgcggcggcagcgggaggccccattaactaaagtggtgcttcaggttaagaacagtttcaggttaagaacggacctccggaatgaattatggtaaatacttaacccaaggtaccactgtatattacaatCTGAGTTTTGACAGTGGGGGAGACAACGGAGGGGAAGAAGGGGAGAGGGTGAGGGTTACAATCAGGTcttcatttaaaatacagtgatacctctggttacgtacttaattcgttccggaggtccgttccggaggtccgaattacaactcccatcctcgctagctagcagtacagtggtgcctcgcaagacgaaattaattcgttccgcaagttttttcttcttgcgagtttttcgtcttgcgaagcacggtttcccataagaatgcattgaaaatcaatcaatgcgttcctatggagaccatccggggacagaggggaagcgccgcgcgccttcccctctgtccccggacctgtttaaagcaaggggcggcggggagaagattgcttctccccgttgcctgccccgcaatctccggggacagaggggaaggcgcgcgcgccttcctctctgtCCCCGgatctgttttaaagcaagggaaggggcagcggggagaatcgcttctccccgttgccgccccttggttcaaaaggggtctggggagagaggggaagacgcgctgcgcttccccgctatccccattgcttgcggggcaagcttcgttttgcgaagcaagcccatagggaaatgcgtcttgcgaagcggctaagaaaacgaaaaactccttcgtctagcgagtttttcgtcttccgaggcgttcgtcttgcggggtaccactgtaccagcagtCAAGgtgtgatgggatttgtagtccagaaacagctggagacacaagcTTAGGAAGCCCCGTAATAAAATTGAACTGGATAAATGAAGTTAAACCTGGAGAAGGCCTAGCCTGGCTGCATGGGAGGGCCTAACGACATGGTTATTCTGACTTCTTCCAATCCAGCTCTCTGGCTCCAGTCCGCTACCATGAGCATCCTAGCACAGGTCAGCTGGCCCTGTACCTCCTTGCGCTGCGGGCCGCCTGCCACGACATGGAGGCACTTGAAGGGAGGCAGCTGGTGACCCAGCTTAAGCTTCACTTGAACAAGGAAAAGGCGCAGATAGGTAAGGTTCTAGGTGATGGCGCCTGCTTGGTGTcaagtggcaaggagttccagtgGGTAGGTGCTGCCACATGAAAAGACTGATTGAATGAAAGCAAGTGTTGGAAGTCTGAATTAGGGGCAAGCACTTAAGGAGAGATTTTGCCAGCATCTGGAAGCATGAGAGCAGGACTTCGTAGGCTAAAGGTCAGCAGGGAGCTGGGTAATTAATTACGGCAGAAAAGGCAGATTTACCCATTGGTCTTTCTCCTCCTGCAACCAGGTCACAAGGACACAGGACACCCCATCACCAACTACTACCAGTACAGCTTGGGTGTCTTAGCCTTGTGTGTTCACCGCAAGAAGATTGACGAGCATGTGATCCGCAAGCTCTTGCACGCAGAGGAGCGGGGACGATTTGTGctccacaacaagcactctgtgggTACGTGCTGCCCCCTTTACACATGAGTCCACTCAGGTTTCTAGACCTCAACTGTTTTCTGCTGCGGGGGCGTTGATGCCTTGCAGCTTTAATCGTCTGTACGGCTTCTGGCTGGGGGCAGCAAGCAGGAGGGAATGGCCCATTTTAATCCAGTTTGCaagagttgttttttttactgctggTGAATgactaataatgatgatgatttatttaaactccatccatctggctaggtttccccagccactctgggtggctcacaacagaatattaaaaacacgagcaaaacatcaaacataaaaaaaacttccctaaacagggctgccttcagatgtcttctaaaagtcagacagttgtttatttccttgacatctgatgggagggcgttccacagggcaggcaccactaccgagaaggccctctgcctggttccctgtaacctcacttcccgcagggagtgaaccgccagaaggccctcggagctggacctctgtgtccaggctgaacgatgggggtggagacgctccttcaggtatatattattattgttagtatACTATCCTATACCCGCAGGTGTCAGTATACTATCCTATACCCGCAGGTGTCAGGGTTCaagtatatattattattattgttagtagtagtagtatattatcctatacccgcaggtctcagggtggttacaacataagccacaatataaaaacacaaactacattataaaaacaaaaacataccaaTTAagctccccaacacattttaaaatggcattagatgttaatcagccaaagtccTGGTTAAGGAGGAACATTTTTTGCCTGGTATCTAAAGGTGTATACTTAAGGCGCTAGTTGAACCccctgggggagagcattccacaaacggagccactgcagaaaaggccctttctcgtgttgccaccttccagacctcttgtggaggaggcacagcaAGAAGGGCTGCTCTGGGGCTCTGTGCCCATTTCCCCTGTAGCATCTTGCCTGTCTTCTCTGGGACCAGCCCTACCGTTAGACAGAATGGGgcattgcctcaggcagcaagggGCAGGGAGCGGTGATTAGCTCTTGGGAGGACGGAGGTATGGAGAAACAGGGAGCACCGTGGGTATGGAAAACGGGGGCGgcgttcagtggtagagcacctgctgtgCTTGCAGATGGTCCTGGGTTCAATTGcccacatctccaggtagggctgggagagactcccagaGCTGCTGcaggtcagtgtagacagtactgagctaggtggaccgaTGGAGCAAGCCATGTGAAGGATGTAGGCATGTGTTTGGGACTGGCGGGTCAGCTCTCCTCTTCATGGCTGTTTTAACCTTGCTCACCCAGATACAGAGGCGATGGGAGGTCTGGCCTTTGCCTGCTTGGAACAAGCCACCTTCTACAGGCCAGAGCTGGTGGCAAACCTCAGCCAGGCTGTCCAGAGAGTCAAGCGGAAGATACTGCAGGCCAAGACTGCAGAAGGGGCTTTTGGCAATGTCGACAGCAGCCCcctggccacacaggtgaggagGACTCTGCAGGCAAAGTAGAGGGATGGCAATTCTCACATTTACTATTTTGTAGCTCTTGCTAAGCCATTTTCTTACTCTGTAACCACGAGGTGGAAACTTGAAGGATCTCTCTACTAGTGGGCATGGCCCATTAGAGCACTGCTCCAccaccctccctctgcccccgcccagcccccacctgcctggccttttatatacagtggtaccttgggttaagtacttaattcattccggaggtctgttcttaacctgaaactgttcttaact includes:
- the TCN2 gene encoding transcobalamin-2, which produces MDPRGLWFFVFFPILFASVQLCEISAGNSDRIRSLNTELLKVAEDASEEPNPSVYLALRLSNDHNLQKESQYLQRLKDAFQPNASTSLAPVRYHEHPSTGQLALYLLALRAACHDMEALEGRQLVTQLKLHLNKEKAQIGHKDTGHPITNYYQYSLGVLALCVHRKKIDEHVIRKLLHAEERGRFVLHNKHSVDTEAMGGLAFACLEQATFYRPELVANLSQAVQRVKRKILQAKTAEGAFGNVDSSPLATQFLIATGMNPECPEAVATLIRSLERGDFQNPLIKSQLLPALHGKSYLDVARMVCQAETGGLNFVTSSPRLEPPAGSRPSIRVQLLVKQPPLHVPLYRHVVRVPLGSSLLDVLKIAEKLNTPKRFTFETQKTLSGPLLTAVMGVKPREGERKYWKVLRAPNTALEQGIADYIPQNEETILFKFSPW